The proteins below are encoded in one region of Engraulis encrasicolus isolate BLACKSEA-1 chromosome 1, IST_EnEncr_1.0, whole genome shotgun sequence:
- the LOC134469951 gene encoding protein shisa-5-like, which yields MALVVYILVILGTFSSVLSTFGEECEPYYKNGQYQWKKTCFFSEHCCGNCTNRFCCSSHFMQFTKDEQKRCKTTEFDEHSILNRNMVMFGVLMSAVVLSLLLILCCVCPCCCLYKKYHKPQPVVAATNPMTLVTTTQYPQSPISTQQHPGYYPSNKQHPGHYSFNQQHLGYQTPAPYGGQPMPSATQQGPVNTEAPPAYWDDDGPGEYPINYGVAAFTPGQ from the exons ATGGCATTGGTGGTCTACATTCTAGTGATTTTGGGGACGTTCTCATCAGTTTTATCAACCTTTG GAGAAGAATGTGAGCCATACTATAAAAATGGCCAGTATCAGTGGAAAAAAACTTGCTTCTTTAGTGAGCACTGCTGTGGTAACTGTACCAACCGATTCTGCTGTTCCAGCCACTTCATGCAGTTTACTAAAGATGAACAAAAGAGGTGCAAAACTACAGAGTTTGATGAACATTCAATCCTTAACAG GAATATGGTGATGTTTGGTGTCCTCATGTCAGCCGTCGTCCTCAGCTTACTGCTCATCTTGTGCTGCGTGTGCCCCTGCTGCTGCCTGTATAAAAAGTACCACAAGCCCCAAC CGGTGGTGGCCGCCACGAATCCCATGACATTGGTCACCACCACCCAGTACCCGCAGAGCCCCATCTCTACTCAGCAGCACCCAGGCTACTACCCTAGCAACAAGCAGCACCCAGGCCACTACTCTTTCAACCAGCAGCACCTAGGCTACCAAACCCCTGCACCATATGGAGGTCAGCCAATGCCCAGTGCCACACAGCAAGGACCAGTCAACACTGAGGCCCCTCCTGCCTATTGGGATGATG ATGGGCCAGGTGAATACCCCATCAACTATGGCGTTGCCGCCTTCACACCGGGACAGTAG